The stretch of DNA CGACTCATCGCACCAGCAGCGCGGCACGTGGTCGCCGTATTCGTTTGAGATGTGCCAGAGGGCGAGCGCCGGGTGGTTGCCATAGCGCGTGGCCATGGCTTCGGTGAGCTTGAGCGCATGTTCGCGAAAGATCGGCGAGCTCGGGCAGTAGGCCTGGCGCGAGCCGAACTCGAGACGCTGGCCGTGGATGTTAGACGGCAATACCTCAGGAAACTCGCGGATCAGCCAGGCCGGCGGCGTGGCCGTGCCCGTGGCGAGGTCGACCTTGATGCCGTGCTCCCAGAGCAGGTCAATCACGCGATCGAGCCAGCCGAAGTCGTAGACACCTGGCGTGCGCTCGATCTGCGGCCAGGAGAAGACCGGCAGTGAGACCAGGTTGACGCTGGCCTTCTGCATCAGCCGGGCATCCTCGATCCAGGTTTCTTCGGACCACTGGTCAGGGTTGTAGTCGCCGCCATAGGCGAGTGCATCAAGCCTGATCGGCCGTGCCGGAGTCGAGGTCATGCCCGCTTCCCTTTCGATTGTTTCAACGCCGGACCGCATCCTCTGTACACGACGTCGTAAAGATTGTATTCTGTATACAGCTACCGTATGACGAATATTCGTTCCGGTCAACCCGTAGGATTGGCCGATCAGTAGAAGCCTGGGAGGGCGCATGGCAATCGAACGCAAAACACTCCGCTCACAGGTGCGGGACGAATTGCTGGCGCGCATGCGATCGGGTGAAGCTCAGCCGGGCGAGGGCATCAATGAGGTGCAGCTCGCGTCGGAACTCGGAGTGAGTCGCACCCCGCTTCGTGAAGCGCTGATCGGCCTCGAAAGTGAGGGGCAGATCACGAGCGAGAACGGCAAGGGCTTCCGCTTCGTGAAGCTGAGCGCCACCGAGTTCGAGGAACTCGGCCCGGTCATCGCGACCCTGGAGGGCCTCGCCATCGAGCTCACTCCTCTCGTCGACCTGCAGACGATTGGTCGCCAGCTCGTGCGGATGTCGGCAGAGTTCCACGAGGACATCGCCGCGCACTCCGAGGTCGCCCATCGCGACGACGAGTGGCACGAACTCATGCTGAGCGCGTGCCCCAATGCACGTCTGCTCGAACTCATCGGCGGCGTCCGCGGTCTCTTCCACCGTTACGAATCACTTCTCGTCTCGAATGAGGCAATGATTGGGCGCGTTGCCGCCGAGCACGCGACGATCGCGCACTGTCTGGCCGAAGGCGATGTCGCGGGCGCCCAGACCGCACTCAAATCGAACTGGCTGAACGGCGTGCAGCGCATTCTGGCGAATGCAGAGCTGACCGCGACCCT from Leifsonia psychrotolerans encodes:
- a CDS encoding GntR family transcriptional regulator, encoding MAIERKTLRSQVRDELLARMRSGEAQPGEGINEVQLASELGVSRTPLREALIGLESEGQITSENGKGFRFVKLSATEFEELGPVIATLEGLAIELTPLVDLQTIGRQLVRMSAEFHEDIAAHSEVAHRDDEWHELMLSACPNARLLELIGGVRGLFHRYESLLVSNEAMIGRVAAEHATIAHCLAEGDVAGAQTALKSNWLNGVQRILANAELTATLV